In Leptospiraceae bacterium, a single window of DNA contains:
- a CDS encoding response regulator, which translates to MNSTLRRLSYTRLRFNRRGSISDEGSCRKKNALELVAKFDFDAVLTDIMMPEMDGYELIRQLRNRGMTKTPILAVTAKAMQGDEELCIKAGATGYLTKPVDIQSLMDWLKDI; encoded by the coding sequence ATAAACTCAACCCTCCGCCGACTATCGTATACTCGGCTGAGATTTAACCGAAGAGGAAGTATTTCAGATGAAGGAAGTTGCCGAAAAAAAAATGCGTTAGAGTTAGTAGCCAAATTTGATTTTGATGCAGTACTAACAGATATTATGATGCCTGAGATGGACGGATACGAATTGATTCGACAACTTCGAAACCGTGGGATGACTAAAACTCCAATACTTGCTGTTACTGCTAAGGCAATGCAAGGAGATGAGGAACTTTGTATAAAAGCAGGAGCGACAGGGTATTTGACAAAACCGGTAGATATTCAATCACTAATGGATTGGCTGAAAGATATTTGA